A genomic region of Mycolicibacterium poriferae contains the following coding sequences:
- a CDS encoding LLM class flavin-dependent oxidoreductase, which yields MGVGLFPTEPTAAMCSYVRLCEDLGYDNVWFGDSQNIWRESSTVMGAAAVGTERIIFGTGVTNAVTRHPSLLASTWATLGEFTGGRVALGIGTGDSSLRTMGLKPLKLAELERAIADLRALFRGEKVAEPTSGAEYHLNYLSAAMDIPIYIAASAPKILQMSGRIADGVIVLVGTAPHFIEAALQTIERGAAESNRSLEDLHIVLWTPTAIAEDSTEARDLVRAHVSRVAIRPLPAKVDPALERAIDRIRDQYNYYEHMNPEAAHADLVPDELVDLFALAGTRDECAQRIKEIESLGVDQVSIVPFVRPGQSREGTIRAFAEIVGGRPR from the coding sequence ATGGGCGTAGGACTGTTCCCCACCGAACCGACGGCAGCAATGTGTTCCTACGTCCGGCTCTGCGAAGACCTCGGCTACGACAACGTCTGGTTCGGTGACTCGCAGAACATCTGGCGCGAATCTTCGACGGTCATGGGTGCGGCGGCGGTCGGCACCGAGCGGATCATCTTCGGTACCGGGGTGACCAACGCCGTCACCCGGCACCCGTCACTGCTGGCCTCCACGTGGGCCACACTGGGGGAGTTCACCGGTGGACGGGTGGCGCTCGGGATCGGCACCGGCGACTCGTCGTTGCGGACCATGGGACTCAAGCCCCTCAAACTCGCCGAACTCGAACGTGCCATCGCCGACCTGCGTGCCCTGTTCCGGGGTGAGAAGGTCGCCGAGCCCACCAGTGGAGCCGAGTACCACCTGAACTACCTGAGCGCGGCGATGGACATCCCGATCTACATCGCCGCGTCGGCGCCGAAGATCCTGCAGATGTCCGGCCGGATCGCCGACGGTGTGATCGTGCTCGTGGGAACCGCTCCGCACTTCATCGAAGCCGCCCTGCAGACCATCGAACGGGGTGCGGCGGAGAGCAACCGCTCGCTCGAGGACCTCCATATCGTGCTCTGGACGCCCACGGCGATCGCCGAGGACAGCACCGAAGCGCGCGACCTGGTGCGCGCGCACGTCTCCCGCGTCGCGATCCGCCCGTTGCCTGCCAAGGTGGATCCCGCGTTGGAGCGCGCCATCGACCGTATCCGCGACCAGTACAACTATTACGAGCACATGAATCCCGAAGCCGCACACGCAGACCTCGTTCCCGACGAGCTCGTCGACCTGTTCGCGCTCGCCGGCACCAGGGACGAGTGCGCGCAGCGGATCAAGGAGATCGAGTCGCTCGGAGTGGACCAGGTATCCATCGTGCCGTTCGTGCGGCCCGGGCAGAGCCGCGAAGGCACCATTCGAGCGTTCGCCGAGATCGTCGGCGGACGTCCGCGATGA
- the dxs gene encoding 1-deoxy-D-xylulose-5-phosphate synthase → MLEQIRGPADLQHLTQAQLEELAREIRDFLIHKVAATGGHLGPNLGVVELTLALHRVFDSPHDPILFDTGHQAYVHKMLTGRCRDFETLRKKDGLSGYPSRTESEHDWVESSHASSALSYADGLAKAFELNGHRNRHVVAVVGDGALTGGMCWEAMNNIAASRRPVVIIVNDNGRSYAPTIGGFAEHLAALRLQPGYERVLEEGRKAVRGVPVIGEFCYQCMHSIKAGIKDALSPQVMFTDLGLKYVGPIDGHDEHAVESALRHARAFNAPVVVHVVTRKGMGYAPAENDEDDQMHACGVIDPETGLARSVPGPGWTATFSDTLIQIASERRDVVAITAAMPGPTGLNAFRAKYPDRFFDVGIAEQHAMTSAAGLAMGGMHPVVAIYSTFLNRAFDQIMMDVALHKLPVTMVLDRSGVTGPDGASHNGMWDLSILGVVPGMRVAAPRDGVRLAEELTEAIDVDDGPTAVRFPKGDVGQEVPAVERRGVVDVLAAPVQGLSDDVLLVAVGPFATMALAVAERLRKQGIGVTVVDPRWVLPVPEEIVTMAAGHKLVVTLEDNGVHGGVGSAVSGALRRAEVDVPCRDVALPQQFFDHASRGEVLDSVGLTERNVARQVTGWVAALGAATAQQEVSEHLE, encoded by the coding sequence ATGCTTGAACAGATCCGCGGTCCCGCTGATCTGCAGCACCTGACACAGGCGCAGCTGGAAGAGCTGGCTCGAGAAATCCGCGACTTCCTGATCCACAAGGTCGCGGCGACGGGCGGGCACCTGGGACCCAACTTGGGCGTCGTGGAACTGACGCTGGCACTGCACCGTGTCTTCGACTCGCCGCACGACCCGATCCTGTTCGACACCGGACATCAGGCCTACGTGCACAAGATGCTGACCGGTCGGTGCCGCGATTTCGAGACGCTGCGCAAGAAGGACGGCCTGTCGGGATATCCGTCGCGGACCGAGAGTGAGCATGACTGGGTGGAGTCCAGCCATGCCAGTTCCGCGCTGTCCTACGCCGACGGGCTGGCCAAGGCGTTCGAGCTCAACGGTCACCGCAACCGGCACGTGGTCGCCGTGGTCGGCGACGGCGCGCTCACCGGGGGCATGTGCTGGGAGGCGATGAACAACATCGCCGCCTCCCGCCGGCCGGTGGTGATCATCGTCAACGACAACGGCCGCAGTTACGCGCCCACGATCGGTGGGTTCGCCGAACACCTGGCGGCGCTGCGTCTGCAGCCCGGCTACGAGCGGGTCCTCGAAGAGGGCCGCAAGGCCGTCCGGGGCGTCCCGGTGATCGGCGAATTCTGCTATCAGTGCATGCACAGCATCAAGGCGGGCATCAAGGATGCGCTGAGTCCGCAGGTGATGTTCACCGACCTCGGTCTCAAGTACGTCGGGCCGATCGACGGCCATGACGAGCACGCGGTGGAGAGCGCGCTGCGCCACGCGCGGGCCTTCAACGCCCCGGTGGTCGTGCACGTCGTGACCCGCAAGGGCATGGGTTACGCCCCGGCCGAGAACGACGAGGACGACCAGATGCACGCCTGCGGCGTCATCGATCCCGAGACCGGCCTGGCGCGATCGGTGCCGGGCCCGGGCTGGACGGCGACGTTCTCCGACACGCTCATCCAGATCGCGTCCGAACGGCGCGACGTCGTGGCGATCACCGCGGCGATGCCAGGCCCCACCGGCCTCAACGCGTTCCGGGCCAAGTATCCCGATCGGTTCTTCGACGTGGGGATCGCCGAGCAGCACGCGATGACCTCCGCGGCCGGCCTGGCGATGGGCGGCATGCACCCGGTCGTCGCCATCTACTCGACGTTCCTCAACCGCGCCTTCGACCAGATCATGATGGACGTCGCGCTGCACAAGCTGCCGGTCACGATGGTGTTGGACCGCTCCGGCGTCACCGGCCCCGACGGTGCCAGCCACAACGGCATGTGGGATCTGTCGATCCTGGGCGTGGTGCCCGGGATGAGGGTCGCCGCCCCGCGGGACGGTGTCCGACTCGCCGAGGAACTCACCGAGGCGATCGACGTCGACGACGGGCCCACCGCTGTCCGCTTCCCCAAAGGCGATGTGGGACAAGAGGTTCCGGCTGTGGAACGGCGCGGCGTGGTCGACGTGCTGGCCGCTCCGGTGCAGGGCCTGTCCGACGATGTCCTGCTCGTCGCGGTCGGCCCGTTCGCCACCATGGCGCTGGCGGTGGCCGAGCGGCTGCGCAAGCAGGGCATCGGCGTCACCGTCGTCGATCCGCGCTGGGTGTTGCCGGTGCCGGAGGAGATCGTGACGATGGCGGCCGGGCACAAGCTCGTGGTGACCCTCGAGGACAACGGGGTACACGGCGGGGTGGGTTCGGCGGTCTCGGGCGCCCTACGCCGCGCCGAGGTGGACGTGCCGTGTCGCGATGTGGCTTTACCGCAGCAGTTCTTCGACCACGCCTCACGGGGTGAAGTGCTCGATTCGGTCGGGTTGACCGAGCGCAACGTCGCCCGCCAGGTCACCGGGTGGGTGGCCGCACTCGGCGCCGCCACGGCTCAGCAGGAAGTCAGCGAACACCTGGAGTGA
- a CDS encoding ABC transporter ATP-binding protein, whose amino-acid sequence MTGLSVVFDTAARRVTAVTDIDQIVPHSSFVSIVGPSGCGKSTLLAVVAGLQKATTGAVSVAGRPVTGPDPKIGVVFQEDSTLPWRTVEENVAFAMEMIGTPKPERRKRTKDAIELVGLAGFEKSYPSQLSGGMRQRVALARTLAVQPEVVLMDEPFAALDQQTRLFLGAEVRQIWARTKQTIMFVTHDISEAILLSQQVWVMSYRPGTIIDVVDIDLPGERDAGVVSTPRFNELHNRIWGSLQAESMRGFQQQEASST is encoded by the coding sequence ATGACCGGGCTGTCAGTGGTATTCGATACCGCCGCGCGACGGGTCACTGCGGTCACCGACATCGACCAGATCGTGCCGCACTCGAGCTTCGTCTCGATCGTCGGACCGAGTGGCTGCGGCAAGTCGACGCTACTGGCGGTGGTCGCCGGTCTGCAGAAGGCCACCACCGGAGCGGTCAGCGTGGCAGGCAGGCCGGTGACCGGCCCCGACCCCAAGATCGGAGTGGTGTTCCAAGAGGATTCGACGTTGCCGTGGCGCACCGTCGAGGAGAACGTCGCGTTCGCGATGGAGATGATCGGCACTCCCAAGCCGGAACGCCGCAAGCGGACCAAGGACGCCATCGAGCTGGTCGGACTGGCCGGCTTCGAGAAGTCCTACCCGTCCCAACTCTCCGGCGGCATGCGTCAGCGGGTGGCATTGGCGCGCACGCTGGCGGTGCAGCCGGAGGTGGTGTTGATGGACGAGCCGTTCGCGGCGCTGGACCAGCAGACCCGGCTTTTCCTGGGCGCCGAGGTGCGGCAGATCTGGGCCAGGACCAAGCAGACCATCATGTTCGTCACCCATGACATCTCCGAGGCGATCCTGCTGTCACAACAGGTATGGGTGATGTCCTACCGGCCCGGCACCATCATCGACGTCGTCGACATCGACCTGCCCGGCGAGCGCGATGCCGGCGTGGTGTCCACACCGCGCTTCAACGAACTGCACAACAGGATCTGGGGTTCGCTGCAGGCCGAGTCGATGCGGGGCTTCCAGCAGCAGGAGGCGTCGTCGACGTGA
- the nhaA gene encoding Na+/H+ antiporter NhaA, whose translation MTSNSRGRQVGRALFSRGSWAETSRISEILRKETVGGVILLVAAGTALVWANSPWKGSYFGVRDFVLGGQWLGLHLDLSIGEWAADGLLAIFFFVVGLELKREFVAGDLRDPGRAALPIAAAVGGMVVPALIFVAFTAHVGDGALQGWAIPTATDIAFAVAVLAVISTHLPAALRTFLLTLAVVDDLLAVTVIAVFYTDEIKIWALLGALIPLALFTLLVQRGVQAWWLLIPLGVVTWVLVHESGVHATVAGVLLGFAVPVLRSAKKKGETTEISMAEHFEHLLRPISAGFAIPVFAFFAAGVNFGGLSGLGRALADPITMGIIAGLVLGKPIGIFFTTRLLAAVTRANLDSALRWVDVLGVSMLAGIGFTVSLLIGDLAYGLGSERDEFVKIGVLTGSLVAAALASLLLLSRNATYRRICNEETVDENHDGVPDVYESRQD comes from the coding sequence GTGACTTCGAATTCCCGCGGACGACAGGTCGGGCGAGCGCTGTTCTCGCGGGGGTCCTGGGCGGAAACCAGCCGGATCTCCGAGATCCTGCGCAAGGAGACCGTGGGCGGTGTCATCCTGCTCGTCGCGGCCGGGACCGCGCTGGTGTGGGCGAACTCGCCGTGGAAGGGCAGTTACTTCGGCGTCCGGGACTTCGTGCTCGGCGGGCAGTGGCTGGGCCTGCACCTCGATCTGTCGATCGGTGAATGGGCGGCCGACGGGTTGCTGGCCATCTTCTTCTTCGTCGTCGGTCTGGAGCTCAAACGCGAGTTCGTCGCCGGTGACCTGCGGGACCCGGGCCGGGCGGCCCTGCCCATCGCCGCGGCCGTGGGCGGGATGGTGGTACCGGCACTGATCTTCGTGGCGTTCACCGCCCATGTCGGCGACGGCGCGCTGCAGGGCTGGGCGATACCGACCGCGACCGACATCGCGTTCGCGGTGGCGGTGCTGGCGGTCATCTCCACCCACCTGCCGGCAGCGCTGCGCACCTTTCTGCTGACGCTGGCTGTGGTCGACGACCTGCTGGCGGTCACGGTCATCGCCGTGTTCTACACCGACGAGATCAAGATCTGGGCGTTGCTGGGGGCGCTGATTCCGCTGGCGTTGTTCACGCTGTTGGTGCAGCGCGGTGTGCAGGCCTGGTGGCTGCTGATTCCGCTCGGGGTCGTGACCTGGGTGCTGGTGCACGAGTCCGGGGTGCATGCCACCGTCGCCGGCGTGCTGCTCGGCTTCGCCGTCCCCGTGCTGCGCTCGGCGAAGAAGAAGGGTGAAACCACCGAGATCAGCATGGCCGAGCACTTCGAACACCTGCTGCGGCCCATCTCGGCCGGCTTCGCGATCCCGGTGTTCGCCTTCTTCGCCGCGGGGGTGAACTTCGGCGGGCTCAGCGGGTTGGGCCGGGCGTTGGCCGACCCGATCACGATGGGCATCATCGCCGGACTGGTACTGGGCAAGCCGATCGGGATCTTCTTCACCACCCGGCTGTTGGCCGCGGTGACGCGCGCGAACCTGGACTCGGCGTTGCGGTGGGTGGACGTGCTCGGCGTGTCGATGCTGGCCGGCATCGGGTTCACGGTGTCGCTGCTGATCGGCGATCTGGCCTACGGGCTGGGTTCAGAACGTGACGAATTCGTGAAGATCGGCGTCTTGACGGGTTCCCTGGTCGCGGCCGCCTTGGCCTCACTGTTGCTGTTGAGCAGGAACGCCACCTACCGGCGGATATGCAACGAAGAGACCGTCGACGAGAACCATGACGGCGTGCCCGATGTGTACGAGTCTCGACAGGACTGA
- a CDS encoding ABC transporter permease, translated as MGATLALIVALTAFAEIGSRAGWWNDHVLPAPSVIFTELGVLLTERQFWIDAQRTGIEVAASIVFGCLLGFAAGLLFWKVPLLGRVFEPYLVSFYAVPLVLFYPVMIVLVGINAMSVIILATIMAAIPMALNTAVGLNQMPPVYLKLARSLRTSPRQTLFAIAIPAAGPFIVAGLRLAVVYALIGTIAMEFTTAQAGLGYRIRYLYEIFDNIGMFAYIVVVLVLSCLLTVALAAVERVLLRGRNS; from the coding sequence GTGGGTGCCACCCTGGCCCTGATCGTGGCGTTGACGGCGTTCGCCGAGATCGGTTCCCGGGCGGGGTGGTGGAACGATCACGTGCTGCCCGCGCCGTCGGTGATCTTCACCGAGCTCGGGGTGTTGCTGACCGAACGACAGTTCTGGATCGACGCACAACGCACCGGGATCGAGGTGGCCGCCTCGATCGTGTTCGGATGCCTGCTCGGATTCGCTGCTGGGCTGTTGTTCTGGAAGGTGCCCTTGCTGGGTCGGGTGTTCGAGCCATACCTGGTGTCGTTTTACGCCGTGCCGCTGGTGTTGTTCTACCCGGTGATGATCGTGCTGGTCGGCATCAACGCCATGTCGGTCATCATCTTGGCCACGATCATGGCGGCGATCCCGATGGCACTGAACACGGCCGTGGGTTTGAACCAGATGCCGCCGGTCTATCTCAAGCTGGCCCGCTCGTTGCGCACCTCGCCCCGACAGACGTTGTTCGCGATCGCGATCCCGGCTGCCGGGCCGTTCATCGTCGCGGGTCTTCGGCTCGCCGTCGTCTACGCCCTGATCGGGACCATCGCGATGGAGTTCACCACCGCGCAGGCGGGTCTGGGCTATCGCATCCGCTACCTCTACGAAATCTTCGACAACATCGGGATGTTCGCCTACATCGTCGTGGTCCTGGTGCTGTCGTGTCTGCTGACAGTCGCGTTGGCCGCCGTCGAGCGCGTGCTGCTGCGGGGAAGGAACTCGTGA
- a CDS encoding class I SAM-dependent RNA methyltransferase codes for MSAGDRPAELTLTTGPAANGGSCIARHDGRVVFVRHALPGETVRVRLTGGAAPTTSYWTGDAVEILEPAPGRIESRCPIAGADGAGCCDLAFAEPATARRLKGAVVANQLERLGGYRWRDESEAIAEPVGEAGPTGWRTRVRLATSGDGQAGFHRFHSDELVHRLDCAQLPDGLLTDLVHERWAAGAQLHVAVDSDGARHVAVSQRREGGRREGGRTATRVVDGAYEAVQRVAGRTWRIPVTAFWQAHRDAPDCYSTVVGQWAQLSAGMTAWDLYGGAGIFAATMAAAVGDTGRVLTVDTSRASARAAREALADLGAVTVLTDSVRRALTAQRQRADVAVLDPPRTGAGREVIDLLAAAGVPRIIHIGCEAASFARDIGLYRACGYRVEDLRVFDSFPLTHHVECVAVLQR; via the coding sequence GTGAGTGCCGGCGACCGGCCGGCCGAACTCACGCTGACCACGGGCCCCGCGGCCAACGGAGGCAGCTGCATCGCCCGCCACGACGGACGGGTGGTGTTCGTGCGGCACGCCCTGCCCGGGGAGACGGTGCGGGTGCGGTTGACCGGGGGAGCGGCGCCGACCACGTCGTACTGGACCGGCGACGCCGTCGAGATCCTCGAGCCGGCCCCCGGCCGGATCGAATCGCGGTGTCCCATCGCCGGGGCGGACGGCGCGGGATGTTGCGATCTGGCCTTCGCCGAACCGGCGACAGCGCGGCGCCTCAAGGGCGCCGTGGTGGCCAATCAGCTCGAGCGCCTCGGCGGATACCGGTGGCGCGACGAGTCCGAGGCGATCGCCGAACCGGTCGGTGAGGCCGGACCCACCGGGTGGCGCACGCGGGTGCGGTTGGCGACGTCGGGCGACGGGCAGGCGGGCTTTCACCGCTTCCACAGCGACGAACTGGTCCACCGGCTGGACTGCGCGCAGTTGCCCGACGGCCTGCTCACCGACCTGGTGCACGAGCGCTGGGCGGCCGGTGCCCAACTCCACGTCGCGGTCGACAGCGACGGCGCCCGTCACGTGGCGGTGTCGCAGCGGCGCGAGGGCGGACGACGGGAGGGTGGCCGCACCGCCACCCGCGTCGTCGACGGGGCCTACGAGGCGGTGCAGCGGGTTGCGGGCCGGACCTGGCGCATCCCGGTGACCGCGTTCTGGCAGGCCCACCGGGATGCGCCGGACTGCTACAGCACTGTGGTCGGCCAGTGGGCTCAGCTCAGCGCCGGAATGACCGCCTGGGATCTGTACGGAGGTGCCGGCATCTTCGCCGCGACGATGGCCGCGGCGGTGGGGGACACCGGACGGGTGCTCACTGTCGACACCTCCCGCGCCTCTGCCCGCGCGGCGCGGGAGGCGCTGGCGGATCTGGGGGCGGTGACGGTGCTCACCGACTCGGTCCGCCGGGCGTTGACCGCGCAGCGGCAGAGAGCCGACGTGGCCGTGCTCGACCCGCCCCGCACCGGGGCCGGCCGTGAGGTGATTGACCTGCTCGCCGCTGCCGGAGTGCCCCGGATCATCCACATCGGTTGCGAGGCAGCCTCTTTCGCGCGTGATATCGGCCTGTACCGGGCCTGCGGTTACCGCGTCGAGGATCTGCGCGTCTTCGATTCGTTCCCGCTGACCCACCATGTTGAGTGCGTCGCGGTGCTGCAGAGATAA
- a CDS encoding RidA family protein, which translates to MTVADRLREAGVVLPPAPPPKGAYFPSRRCGDQLWVSGATARRDGEPALRGVVGAEVTIDVAREQAGLAALNLLAAIEAEVGLDTVDVVVALRGYVRAAPEFDAHPAVVDGASQVLLTAFGAPTGAHARTAIGVASLPGGACVELDLVVSVATAGR; encoded by the coding sequence ATGACGGTCGCCGACCGGTTACGGGAGGCGGGCGTGGTTCTTCCTCCTGCGCCGCCGCCCAAGGGTGCGTATTTTCCGAGCCGCCGCTGCGGTGATCAGCTATGGGTCTCGGGTGCCACCGCCCGCCGGGACGGCGAGCCTGCGCTGCGCGGAGTCGTCGGCGCCGAGGTGACCATCGACGTGGCGCGAGAACAGGCGGGGCTGGCCGCACTGAACCTGCTCGCTGCGATCGAGGCGGAGGTGGGACTCGACACCGTGGACGTCGTGGTCGCGTTGCGCGGCTATGTGCGTGCCGCACCGGAATTCGACGCGCACCCGGCCGTCGTCGACGGCGCGTCACAGGTGCTGCTCACCGCATTCGGTGCACCCACCGGCGCGCATGCCCGCACCGCGATCGGGGTGGCGTCCCTGCCTGGTGGGGCGTGCGTCGAACTCGACCTCGTCGTCAGCGTCGCAACGGCCGGGCGCTGA
- a CDS encoding SRPBCC family protein has protein sequence MQLVNEFAVEAPLHATWAVLTDIPTVIGCIPGAELERRDGDDYHARVAVKVGPVGVTLVGTATLAHQDDEAREMVVRGNARDRKGNGSTEATVRLVARDDGDKSVVTVTTDVELSGRIAQFGRAVIVQVSNRIIGQFVARLDGVLAGENDATTAAVEKRLPVSRIHRPYDWITVLANGFAGLALGVAVGRWLDLLSARPLRR, from the coding sequence ATGCAGCTCGTCAACGAGTTCGCCGTCGAGGCACCGCTGCACGCCACCTGGGCGGTGCTGACGGACATCCCGACCGTGATCGGATGCATTCCAGGCGCTGAACTCGAGCGGCGCGACGGCGACGACTACCACGCCCGGGTCGCCGTCAAGGTGGGCCCCGTCGGGGTGACGCTGGTGGGAACCGCGACGCTGGCGCACCAGGACGACGAGGCCAGGGAGATGGTCGTGCGCGGCAACGCGCGTGACCGCAAGGGCAACGGCTCGACCGAAGCGACCGTTCGTCTGGTGGCCCGCGACGACGGAGACAAGTCCGTGGTCACCGTGACCACCGACGTCGAACTCAGCGGTCGCATCGCGCAATTCGGCCGCGCGGTCATCGTCCAGGTCAGCAACCGCATCATCGGCCAGTTCGTCGCCCGTCTCGACGGCGTCCTCGCCGGCGAAAACGACGCCACGACCGCCGCGGTGGAAAAGCGGCTGCCCGTGTCCCGGATCCATCGACCATACGACTGGATCACGGTGCTGGCCAACGGTTTCGCCGGCCTGGCCCTTGGCGTGGCGGTCGGGCGGTGGCTGGACCTGCTCAGCGCCCGGCCGTTGCGACGCTGA
- a CDS encoding ABC transporter substrate-binding protein, whose translation MSRFPKVIGALAATSALLVGTAACADESAGPSDGSSAATTDTLSISATGVDSLPFMAILQAGIDKGWFDEEGLTVDLYSGGGGGNTLRVVTSGDADMAIAGNTSVILAAQQPDSNLTVIAPWFQVNDFSWISPPGRTIDGATLGFSSAGSSTELLVKGLERELGQGVRAQAVGGMGDNWTAAKADQITAGWAMQPFIAEKQATENAEILVNSRDVLGDLPADLVAVNTEYAEANPDNVKAFFRVADRLNEWVVANPDEAAAEIGPLVGVTPEVMRSALNDSPDLAKGYSLTVDPEGLNNLSELMVAAGQIDEPVDWATVLDQQYLPEDARATF comes from the coding sequence ATGTCAAGGTTCCCCAAGGTCATCGGCGCACTGGCTGCCACGTCCGCACTCCTGGTCGGCACTGCAGCGTGTGCCGACGAGTCGGCGGGTCCGTCCGACGGGAGCTCCGCTGCCACCACCGACACGCTGAGCATCTCGGCAACCGGAGTGGACAGCCTGCCGTTCATGGCGATCCTGCAAGCGGGCATCGACAAGGGATGGTTCGACGAAGAGGGCCTGACGGTGGACCTGTACTCCGGGGGCGGGGGTGGCAACACGTTGCGCGTCGTCACCAGCGGGGACGCGGACATGGCGATCGCAGGTAACACCTCGGTGATTCTCGCTGCGCAGCAACCTGATTCGAACCTCACCGTCATCGCGCCCTGGTTCCAGGTCAACGACTTCTCGTGGATCAGCCCGCCCGGCCGCACCATCGACGGTGCGACGTTGGGCTTCAGCTCCGCCGGCTCCTCGACCGAACTGCTCGTCAAGGGCCTCGAACGTGAACTCGGACAGGGTGTCCGGGCGCAGGCCGTGGGCGGTATGGGGGACAACTGGACCGCAGCGAAGGCCGATCAGATCACCGCCGGCTGGGCGATGCAACCGTTCATCGCGGAGAAGCAGGCCACCGAGAACGCTGAGATCCTGGTGAACTCCCGTGACGTGCTGGGCGATCTGCCCGCCGACCTGGTCGCGGTGAACACCGAGTACGCCGAGGCCAACCCGGACAACGTCAAGGCGTTCTTCCGGGTCGCCGACCGCCTCAACGAATGGGTGGTGGCCAACCCCGATGAAGCCGCGGCGGAGATCGGGCCCCTGGTCGGCGTCACGCCCGAGGTCATGCGGTCCGCTCTGAACGACAGCCCGGATCTGGCCAAGGGATACTCGCTCACCGTCGATCCCGAGGGTTTGAACAACCTCTCGGAGCTGATGGTCGCCGCGGGGCAGATCGACGAGCCGGTCGACTGGGCGACGGTGCTCGATCAGCAGTACCTGCCCGAGGACGCCCGCGCCACATTCTGA
- a CDS encoding ABC transporter permease, with the protein MTATAPAPAPTEADRPVKRRFSWRAVIGSQFVGASLLAVLVLVVWEVVSGLTFVIPSPVRTLGVLVENLSDPAYLFDLRVTAQAVALAFVVGTGVGGGIGLLLGLSARLRLIFEPMIIMLNGIPKIVLYPVLLPIFSLSGSKVVMGVLFALFPVLINVSTGVQEIPKVYWKLARSVRVNPWQMLVHIIFPAIRRPLLTGIRLAVSLAVVGVVLSEFFATRRGLGRVVLQAYSHGDYPSMVATIMLLITISFGISIALWQWEKRIH; encoded by the coding sequence GTGACCGCCACCGCCCCGGCCCCTGCACCCACCGAGGCCGACCGACCCGTCAAGCGGCGCTTCTCCTGGCGGGCGGTCATCGGCAGCCAGTTCGTCGGCGCGAGCCTGCTCGCCGTGCTCGTCCTCGTCGTGTGGGAGGTCGTCTCGGGGTTGACCTTCGTCATCCCGTCGCCGGTACGCACCCTCGGCGTGCTGGTCGAGAACCTCTCCGACCCCGCCTACCTGTTCGACCTGCGGGTCACCGCGCAGGCGGTGGCCCTGGCATTCGTCGTCGGCACCGGGGTCGGCGGGGGTATCGGGCTTCTTCTCGGCCTGTCGGCCCGGCTGCGGCTGATCTTCGAGCCGATGATCATCATGCTCAACGGCATTCCCAAGATCGTGCTGTACCCGGTGCTGTTGCCGATATTCAGCCTGTCGGGCTCCAAGGTCGTCATGGGAGTGCTGTTCGCACTGTTCCCGGTGCTGATCAACGTGTCGACCGGGGTGCAGGAGATCCCGAAGGTGTACTGGAAACTCGCCCGCTCGGTGCGTGTCAATCCCTGGCAGATGCTGGTGCACATCATCTTCCCCGCGATTCGCCGCCCGCTGCTCACCGGTATCCGGCTGGCGGTGAGCCTGGCCGTCGTCGGCGTGGTCCTCTCGGAGTTCTTCGCCACCAGGCGGGGCCTGGGCCGTGTGGTGCTGCAGGCCTACAGTCACGGGGATTACCCGTCGATGGTTGCCACCATCATGCTGCTCATCACCATCTCGTTCGGTATCTCGATCGCTCTGTGGCAGTGGGAGAAAAGGATCCATTGA
- a CDS encoding GntR family transcriptional regulator — MPPRTAAKRAQPEGADRATPAGYSGDAVRGRRADFVRPKTAQQAVAEALRHDITTGKLAPGSWIVQEAVAEQFGMSRIPIREALKTLEAEEYITYVPHSGYRVTKLSLDDLLEVFKLRAILEEALIRDAMPGVTDDIVDEMRSCNAQMDAALADGDPITVGVLNRQFHFLTFHASGMARTKRIVTQLWNTADAYRPLYSPLLDMPKVCKEHEAMIDAVADRDVERLVRLNHEHRAHALGPIHQIFDAESDASA; from the coding sequence ATGCCACCGCGCACCGCCGCCAAGCGTGCACAGCCCGAGGGCGCAGACCGTGCCACTCCCGCGGGGTACTCCGGAGACGCCGTGCGGGGACGACGGGCGGATTTCGTGCGGCCGAAGACCGCCCAGCAGGCCGTGGCCGAAGCGCTTCGCCACGACATCACCACCGGCAAGTTGGCGCCCGGCAGCTGGATCGTGCAGGAGGCCGTCGCCGAGCAGTTCGGCATGTCGCGGATCCCGATCCGGGAAGCGTTGAAGACGCTCGAGGCCGAGGAGTACATCACCTACGTTCCGCACAGCGGATACCGCGTCACCAAACTCAGCCTCGACGATCTGCTGGAGGTCTTCAAACTTCGGGCGATCCTGGAGGAGGCGTTGATCCGGGACGCGATGCCCGGGGTCACCGACGACATCGTCGACGAGATGCGCAGCTGCAACGCGCAGATGGATGCTGCGCTGGCCGACGGCGATCCCATCACCGTCGGTGTGCTCAACCGTCAGTTCCATTTCCTGACGTTCCACGCCAGCGGCATGGCGCGCACCAAGCGCATCGTCACGCAGCTGTGGAACACCGCCGACGCGTACCGGCCGCTGTATTCACCGCTGCTGGACATGCCGAAGGTCTGCAAAGAACACGAGGCGATGATCGACGCCGTGGCAGACCGCGACGTGGAGCGGCTGGTACGGCTCAACCACGAACACCGCGCGCACGCCCTCGGGCCGATCCATCAGATCTTCGACGCGGAATCCGACGCCTCGGCATGA